Part of the Kineococcus aurantiacus genome, ACGTCATCGAGTTCGAGGGTGAGCTGGTCGGCCGGCTCACGCTGTCGGGGATCGTGCGGGGCCCGTTCCAGTCCGCCGACGTGGGGTACTTCGTCGCCGAGGCCGTCAACGGCCGGGGCGTCGCCACGGCGGCCGTGGCCGCGCTGGCCGAGGTGGCCTTCGACCCGGCCGGCCTGGGCCTGCACCGGTTGCAGGCCGGCACCCTGCTGTCGAACTCCGCCTCGCAGGCCGTGCTGCAGCGCAACGGCTTCGAGCGGATCGGCGTGGCGCGCCGGTACCTGCGGATCGCGGGGCGCTGGCAGGACCACGTGCTGTACCAGCGCGTCGCCCCGGCCTGAGCCTCAGACCCCGCGGTCGGGGGCCGACATGTCCCCCGTGGCCGGGACCCCCTCCGCCAGGCCGTAGCGCAGGAACA contains:
- a CDS encoding GNAT family N-acetyltransferase, translating into MTGTALRLATPGDAAAVAALLRENWPFLEPYEPERDESHFTTEGQAVLLTQALAEHAAGRAVPYVIEFEGELVGRLTLSGIVRGPFQSADVGYFVAEAVNGRGVATAAVAALAEVAFDPAGLGLHRLQAGTLLSNSASQAVLQRNGFERIGVARRYLRIAGRWQDHVLYQRVAPA